Proteins co-encoded in one Oceanibaculum nanhaiense genomic window:
- the hisI gene encoding phosphoribosyl-AMP cyclohydrolase, which produces MSETLFDIIKFDANGLVPAIAQQHDTGEVLMMAWMNRAAIEQTLATGHVCYWSRSRQALWRKGESSGQVQSLKELIVDCDGDTLLLKVDQLGVACHTGRRSCFYRAVRGGELVEIMPVEVDPKALYGGCGHQH; this is translated from the coding sequence ATGAGCGAGACGCTATTCGACATCATCAAGTTTGATGCGAACGGATTGGTCCCGGCCATCGCCCAGCAGCACGATACCGGCGAGGTGCTGATGATGGCCTGGATGAACCGCGCCGCCATCGAGCAGACGCTGGCCACCGGCCACGTCTGCTACTGGTCGCGTTCCCGCCAGGCGCTGTGGCGCAAGGGCGAAAGCTCCGGCCAGGTGCAGTCCCTGAAGGAACTGATCGTCGATTGCGACGGCGACACCCTGCTGCTGAAGGTCGATCAGCTGGGCGTCGCCTGCCATACCGGGCGGCGCAGCTGCTTCTACCGCGCCGTGCGCGGCGGCGAGCTGGTCGAGATCATGCCGGTCGAGGTCGATCCGAAGGCGCTGTACGGCGGCTGCGGCCACCAGCACTGA
- a CDS encoding rhodanese-like domain-containing protein — translation MARRISAADLKGWIRDGGELAILDVREQGSYGKRHLFWAANAPLSRLELDLPRLVPRKGARIALCDGGNGLSEQAAEKLARWGYRDVAVLEGGVDGWAHAGLELFSGVYVPSKAFGEFVEHEYGTPSVSADELNAMVASGEKLVILDSRPMDEYATMNIPGGINVPGAELAFRVHDIVPDPDTTVVVNCAGRTRSIIGAQSLINAGVPNKVVALRNGTMGWHLAGYTLEHGQMRRYGELSDAGLETARKHAADVAQRFGVKKIDRAGVDRFRAEAEEHSLYLLDVRDPTEFEVSRVPGSLPAPGGQLVQATDAYVATRNARIVLIDDHGVRATMTASWLIQMGWKEVYVYENALVSETLETGHFVAPALGFDREPMKSVSPESLQMLIEADSAVVVDVARSLYYRDHGHVPGAWFAIRARLAEALKRMPESAHYVVTSEDGRLAKLAAYDLAALTDARVTVLAGGTDRWRADGLPTEKGMTRLACEPDDVYLRPYDREQGIEEAMNEYLSWEIELVRQIERDGDATFIKF, via the coding sequence ATGGCAAGGCGCATTTCGGCAGCCGATCTGAAGGGCTGGATCCGCGACGGCGGCGAACTCGCGATTCTCGATGTCCGGGAGCAAGGCAGCTATGGCAAGCGGCATCTGTTCTGGGCCGCCAACGCACCGCTGAGCCGGCTGGAGCTTGACCTGCCCCGGCTGGTGCCGCGTAAGGGTGCGCGCATCGCGCTCTGCGATGGCGGCAACGGGCTGTCTGAGCAGGCGGCGGAGAAGCTGGCACGCTGGGGCTATCGCGACGTTGCCGTGCTGGAGGGCGGCGTCGATGGCTGGGCGCATGCCGGTCTGGAGCTGTTCAGCGGCGTCTATGTGCCGTCCAAGGCGTTCGGCGAGTTCGTCGAACATGAATATGGTACGCCCTCGGTTTCCGCCGACGAGTTGAACGCCATGGTGGCTTCCGGCGAGAAGCTGGTGATTCTCGACAGCCGGCCGATGGATGAATATGCCACGATGAACATCCCCGGCGGCATCAATGTGCCGGGGGCGGAGCTGGCCTTCCGGGTTCACGATATTGTGCCCGATCCCGATACGACGGTGGTGGTCAACTGCGCCGGGCGTACCCGCTCCATCATCGGGGCGCAGTCACTGATCAATGCCGGCGTCCCGAACAAGGTGGTGGCGTTGCGCAACGGCACGATGGGCTGGCACCTGGCCGGCTACACGCTGGAGCATGGCCAGATGCGCCGTTATGGCGAACTCAGCGATGCCGGGCTGGAGACGGCCCGCAAGCACGCTGCCGATGTTGCGCAACGGTTCGGCGTGAAGAAGATCGACCGCGCCGGCGTGGACCGTTTCCGCGCCGAGGCGGAAGAGCACTCGCTCTATCTGCTTGATGTGCGCGATCCGACCGAGTTCGAGGTCAGCCGTGTGCCTGGTTCACTGCCGGCGCCGGGCGGCCAGCTGGTGCAGGCGACCGACGCTTATGTGGCGACCCGTAATGCCCGCATCGTGCTGATCGACGATCACGGCGTCCGCGCTACCATGACCGCTTCCTGGCTCATCCAGATGGGCTGGAAGGAGGTCTATGTCTATGAAAATGCGCTGGTTTCCGAGACTCTGGAGACGGGTCATTTCGTCGCGCCGGCACTCGGATTCGACCGCGAGCCGATGAAGAGCGTCTCGCCCGAATCGCTGCAGATGCTGATCGAGGCCGACTCGGCGGTTGTCGTCGATGTGGCGCGCAGCCTCTATTACCGCGATCACGGCCATGTGCCGGGCGCCTGGTTCGCGATCCGTGCCCGGTTGGCCGAGGCGCTGAAGAGAATGCCGGAATCCGCGCATTACGTTGTGACGTCCGAGGATGGACGGCTGGCCAAGCTGGCGGCCTACGATCTGGCGGCGCTGACGGATGCGCGCGTCACGGTGCTGGCCGGCGGCACCGACAGGTGGCGCGCCGACGGGCTGCCGACGGAGAAGGGCATGACGCGTCTGGCCTGCGAGCCGGACGATGTCTATCTCCGCCCCTATGACCGGGAGCAGGGCATCGAAGAGGCGATGAACGAATATCTGTCCTGGGAGATCGAGCTGGTGCGGCAGATCGAACGCGACGGCGACGCGACCTTTATCAAGTTCTGA
- a CDS encoding amino acid ABC transporter substrate-binding protein, whose translation MKKLSLLGLGLGLLAGFAVTAGTAAAQSTLEQIKARGHLRCQVGIPSPGFYMLDQNGNWSGSDVSICRAVATAVFGDPSKVEFQSVTSAVRFTALANGESDMLSRTATWTLFRDTQLGLKFANINFYDGQGFMVKKSLGLKSTKELKGATVCVLTGTTTELNMTDYSRTLGLDLKPIVFEDNNVRDQTYDQGGCDAVTNDKSGLASTRAKFANPNDHVILPETISKEPLGPAVRNGDDQWFQIVRWSVFALIAAEEYGVNSKNVDQMKASPPNPEVARFLGVEGELSKGLGLEKDWAYNIIKHVGNYGEVYEKYMGEGPGAIGIPRAGSQNALWTEGGLMYAPPFR comes from the coding sequence ATGAAAAAGCTGAGCCTTTTGGGTCTCGGACTCGGTCTGCTGGCGGGTTTTGCCGTCACGGCCGGGACTGCGGCGGCCCAGAGCACACTCGAACAGATCAAAGCGCGCGGCCATCTGCGGTGCCAGGTTGGCATTCCGTCGCCGGGCTTTTACATGCTCGATCAGAATGGCAACTGGTCCGGTAGCGATGTCTCGATCTGCCGGGCCGTCGCGACGGCCGTCTTCGGCGATCCGTCGAAGGTCGAATTCCAGTCAGTGACCAGTGCTGTGCGCTTTACCGCGCTGGCCAACGGTGAATCCGACATGCTGTCGCGCACTGCGACCTGGACGCTGTTCCGCGACACGCAGCTCGGTCTGAAGTTCGCCAACATCAACTTCTATGACGGCCAGGGCTTCATGGTTAAGAAGTCGCTCGGTCTGAAGAGCACCAAGGAGCTGAAGGGTGCCACGGTTTGCGTGCTGACCGGCACCACGACCGAGCTGAACATGACCGACTACAGCCGGACCCTCGGCCTGGATCTGAAGCCGATCGTGTTCGAGGACAACAATGTTCGCGACCAGACCTACGATCAGGGCGGCTGCGATGCGGTCACCAATGACAAGTCGGGTCTGGCCTCGACGCGTGCCAAGTTCGCCAATCCGAACGACCACGTGATCCTGCCGGAGACGATTTCCAAGGAGCCGCTTGGCCCGGCCGTGCGTAATGGCGATGACCAGTGGTTCCAGATCGTTCGCTGGTCGGTCTTCGCGCTGATTGCGGCCGAGGAATACGGCGTCAACTCGAAGAATGTCGATCAGATGAAGGCCAGCCCGCCGAATCCCGAGGTCGCGCGCTTCCTCGGCGTCGAGGGCGAGCTTAGCAAGGGTCTCGGTCTCGAGAAGGACTGGGCCTACAACATCATCAAGCATGTCGGCAATTACGGCGAAGTGTACGAGAAGTACATGGGCGAAGGCCCGGGGGCCATCGGCATCCCGCGCGCCGGATCGCAGAACGCGCTGTGGACCGAGGGCGGGCTGATGTACGCCCCGCCGTTCCGGTAA
- the metC gene encoding cystathionine beta-lyase: MKNTMSKETMLAHLGRKVATENRIINTPVFHASTITHKTLESWENRNRDLYRDMAYGRYGTPTSFALQEAMAEIEGGDRALLYPSGMAAIAASILAYVNAGDHILVCDVVYAPTRKYCESVLVKAGVETTYFAPGIGAGIAELIRPNTKLVYVESPGTHTFEIQDIPAIAEAAHKAGCVVLHDNTWATPLYFDSFNKGVDVSIHAATKYVVGHSDAMLGIVVTKNDHFAPLSAVTSAMGYCVAPDDAYLGLRGLRTMAVRLKQHHQNGLAVAEWLEKRPEVSRVLHPALPGNPHHALWKRDFTGASGLFGVVLKDAPKSALAAMIEGLDLFSIGASWGGYESLITTCYPPRTVEAWNPEGPLLRLHIGLEDPKDIIADLEAGFERMNKLKAAA, encoded by the coding sequence ATGAAGAACACTATGTCCAAGGAAACCATGCTGGCCCATCTGGGGCGGAAGGTTGCGACCGAGAACCGGATCATCAATACGCCGGTCTTTCACGCCTCGACGATCACCCACAAGACGCTCGAATCCTGGGAAAACCGTAACCGCGACCTGTATCGCGACATGGCCTATGGCCGGTACGGAACGCCGACCAGCTTTGCCCTGCAGGAGGCAATGGCGGAAATCGAAGGCGGCGACCGCGCCCTGCTTTACCCGTCGGGCATGGCGGCGATCGCAGCGTCGATCCTGGCCTATGTGAATGCCGGCGATCATATTCTCGTCTGTGATGTGGTCTATGCGCCGACCCGCAAATATTGCGAGAGCGTGCTGGTGAAGGCCGGTGTGGAGACGACCTATTTCGCGCCCGGCATCGGCGCCGGCATCGCCGAGCTGATTCGGCCGAACACGAAGCTGGTCTATGTCGAATCGCCGGGCACCCACACTTTCGAGATCCAGGACATCCCGGCCATCGCCGAGGCCGCGCACAAGGCCGGCTGCGTGGTGCTGCACGACAATACCTGGGCGACTCCGCTCTATTTCGACAGCTTCAACAAGGGTGTGGATGTCTCGATCCACGCCGCAACGAAATATGTCGTCGGCCATTCCGACGCCATGCTGGGCATCGTGGTCACCAAGAACGATCATTTCGCGCCGCTGTCCGCGGTGACCAGCGCGATGGGCTATTGCGTGGCCCCGGACGACGCCTATCTGGGCCTGCGCGGACTGCGCACCATGGCGGTGCGGCTGAAGCAGCACCACCAGAACGGGCTGGCCGTCGCCGAATGGCTGGAGAAGCGGCCGGAAGTTTCCCGGGTGCTGCACCCTGCCCTGCCCGGCAATCCGCATCACGCCCTGTGGAAGCGCGATTTCACCGGCGCCAGCGGCCTGTTCGGCGTGGTGCTGAAGGATGCACCGAAGTCCGCGCTGGCGGCGATGATCGAAGGGCTGGACCTGTTCTCCATCGGCGCCAGCTGGGGCGGCTATGAAAGCCTCATCACCACCTGCTATCCGCCGCGCACCGTAGAGGCCTGGAACCCGGAAGGCCCGTTGCTGCGCCTGCATATTGGCCTGGAGGACCCGAAGGACATCATCGCCGACCTGGAGGCCGGCTTCGAGCGGATGAACAAACTCAAGGCCGCCGCATGA